From Variovorax sp. J2L1-78, the proteins below share one genomic window:
- a CDS encoding BPSL1445 family SYLF domain-containing lipoprotein: MTTLKLRTLATVTAVAAASMLFAGCTTTRPGDTGTSSSSRTSIDAQVDASLSKLYQTVPGSREMVSKAAGVLVFPSVVGASLGVGAEYGRGALRTGGRTQAYYSTTAGSIGFQAGAQSKAVIYVFNTQESLAKFRNSKGWTAGADATVAVATIGANGSVDTNTIRQPVVGFVLTNVGLEAGVSVSGAKITEISL, from the coding sequence ATGACCACATTGAAGCTCCGCACCCTCGCCACCGTCACTGCCGTCGCTGCGGCCAGCATGCTGTTCGCAGGCTGCACCACCACCCGTCCCGGCGACACCGGCACGTCCTCGTCGTCGCGTACGTCCATCGACGCACAGGTCGATGCTTCGCTGTCGAAGCTCTACCAGACCGTCCCCGGTTCGCGCGAGATGGTGAGCAAGGCCGCTGGCGTGCTGGTGTTCCCGTCGGTGGTCGGCGCCAGCCTCGGCGTCGGCGCCGAATACGGCCGTGGCGCGCTGCGCACCGGCGGCCGCACGCAGGCTTACTACAGCACCACCGCTGGCTCCATCGGCTTCCAGGCCGGCGCCCAGTCGAAGGCTGTGATCTACGTGTTCAACACGCAGGAATCGCTGGCCAAGTTCCGCAACAGCAAGGGCTGGACCGCTGGCGCTGACGCCACCGTGGCCGTGGCCACCATCGGCGCCAACGGCTCGGTCGACACGAACACCATCCGCCAGCCGGTGGTCGGCTTCGTGCTGACCAACGTGGGCCTGGAGGCCGGCGTGTCGGTGTCGGGCGCGAAGATCACCGAGATCAGCCTGTAA
- a CDS encoding substrate-binding domain-containing protein: MIQRRHLFALTALAALTAAATAPVHAQSNEIRIAHVYSKTGALEAYGKQTQIGLMMGLDYATGGTMEVNGKKLVVIEKDDQGKPDLGKSLLAAAYSDDKAALAVGPTASGVALAMLPVAEEYKKVLIVEPAVADSITGDKWNKYIFRTGRNSSQDAISNAVAIDKAGVTVATLAQDNAFGRDGVKAFGAALKNAKLAHEEYLPPATTDFTAGAQRLIDKLKDQPGRKIIWIVWAGAGNPFKIVDLDLKRYGIEIATGGNILPAMAAYKSLPGMEGATYYYFGIPKNPVNEALVSAHYKQFKTPPDFFTAGGFSAAMAVVTALKKTGGDTGTNKLITAMEGMSFDTPKGKMTFRKEDHQAMQSMYHFKIKVDPAFAWGVPELVHEIKPEEMNIPIKNKR, from the coding sequence ATGATCCAACGTCGCCACCTCTTCGCACTGACGGCGCTCGCTGCGCTGACCGCCGCCGCCACCGCGCCCGTCCACGCGCAGTCCAACGAGATCCGCATCGCCCATGTCTATAGCAAGACCGGCGCGCTCGAGGCCTACGGCAAGCAGACGCAGATCGGCCTGATGATGGGCCTGGACTACGCCACTGGCGGCACGATGGAGGTCAACGGCAAGAAGCTCGTGGTGATCGAGAAGGACGACCAGGGCAAGCCCGATCTCGGCAAGTCGCTGCTGGCCGCCGCCTATTCCGACGACAAGGCCGCGCTGGCCGTCGGGCCGACAGCATCGGGTGTCGCGCTGGCCATGCTGCCGGTCGCCGAGGAATACAAGAAGGTGCTGATCGTCGAGCCGGCCGTGGCCGATTCCATCACCGGCGACAAGTGGAACAAGTACATCTTCCGCACCGGCCGCAACTCGTCGCAGGACGCGATCAGCAATGCCGTGGCCATCGACAAGGCGGGTGTGACCGTCGCCACGCTGGCGCAGGACAACGCCTTCGGCCGCGACGGCGTGAAGGCCTTCGGCGCTGCGCTGAAGAACGCCAAGCTGGCCCACGAGGAATACCTGCCGCCGGCCACCACCGACTTCACCGCCGGTGCGCAGCGCCTGATCGACAAGCTTAAGGACCAGCCGGGCCGCAAGATCATCTGGATCGTCTGGGCCGGCGCGGGCAACCCCTTCAAGATCGTCGACCTCGACCTCAAGCGCTACGGCATCGAGATCGCGACCGGCGGCAACATCCTGCCCGCCATGGCCGCCTACAAGAGCCTGCCCGGCATGGAAGGCGCGACCTACTACTACTTCGGCATCCCGAAGAACCCGGTGAACGAGGCACTGGTCTCGGCGCACTACAAGCAGTTCAAGACGCCGCCGGACTTCTTCACGGCGGGCGGCTTCTCGGCCGCGATGGCGGTGGTCACGGCGCTGAAGAAGACGGGCGGCGACACCGGCACCAACAAGCTCATCACGGCGATGGAAGGCATGAGCTTCGACACGCCCAAGGGCAAGATGACCTTCCGCAAGGAAGACCACCAGGCGATGCAGTCGATGTACCACTTCAAGATCAAGGTGGACCCGGCGTTCGCGTGGGGCGTGCCGGAGCTCGTGCACGAGATCAAGCCCGAAGAGATGAACATCCCGATCAAGAACAAGCGCTGA
- a CDS encoding ABC transporter ATP-binding protein: MLETRGLTIRFGGHVAVNAVSCAFAPGTLTAIVGPNGAGKTTYFNLISGQLKASAGTVSHNGRDLSGLSPSARTHAGLGRAFQLTNLFPNLTVLENVRLAVQATREGAHRRGLNLWSIWSDHAALTARADELLAQINLKSKENATVASLPHGDQRKLEVALLMALEPQVFMFDEPTAGMNAAEAPVILDLIRQLKQDKTKTILLVEHKMDVVRELADRIIVLHNGTLVADGEPAEVIASPIVQEAYLGVAKEAV; the protein is encoded by the coding sequence ATGCTGGAAACCCGCGGACTCACCATCCGCTTCGGCGGCCACGTGGCCGTCAACGCTGTCTCGTGCGCCTTCGCGCCCGGCACGTTGACGGCCATCGTCGGACCGAACGGGGCGGGCAAGACGACCTACTTCAACCTGATCTCGGGGCAACTGAAAGCCAGCGCGGGAACGGTGTCGCACAACGGGCGCGACCTGTCCGGCCTGTCGCCCTCGGCGCGCACGCACGCCGGCCTGGGCCGTGCGTTTCAGCTCACCAATCTTTTTCCGAACCTCACGGTGCTGGAGAACGTGCGCCTCGCGGTGCAGGCCACGCGCGAGGGCGCGCACCGGCGCGGGCTCAACCTCTGGAGCATCTGGAGCGACCACGCGGCGCTGACCGCGCGGGCCGATGAATTGCTGGCGCAGATCAACCTCAAGTCGAAAGAGAACGCCACCGTCGCGAGCCTGCCGCACGGCGACCAGCGCAAGCTCGAAGTGGCGTTGCTGATGGCGCTGGAGCCGCAGGTGTTCATGTTCGACGAGCCGACCGCCGGCATGAATGCGGCCGAGGCGCCGGTCATTCTCGACCTCATCCGCCAGTTGAAGCAGGACAAGACCAAGACCATCCTGCTGGTTGAACACAAGATGGACGTGGTGCGCGAGCTGGCCGACCGCATCATCGTGCTGCACAACGGCACGCTGGTGGCCGACGGCGAACCGGCCGAAGTGATCGCATCGCCGATCGTGCAAGAGGCCTACCTCGGCGTCGCGAAGGAGGCCGTATGA